CGTCGAGCATGAGGTCACCGACGCAGAGCACGGTCTGGCCGGACATTGCACGCGAGATCGCTTCAAAATCGAACATCAGTCACCGTCATCCGCTCTAGCGATAGCGATCCGCGCGATCGAGGAAGCCGTTCACATAGGCCCCGACCGCGTCTTCCAGGCGGGTGAAGCCGCCATTGTATCCGGCGCGTGCGAGACGATCGACGACGCTTTCGGTGAAGTATTGGTAACTGCCGCGAATCTGCTCGGGCATGTCGACATATTCGATGTTCGGCTCGCGACCGAGCGCGCCGTAGGCCGAGACGATCAGGTCCCTGAAGCTGCGCGCCTTGCCGGTGCCGACATTGAACAGCCCGGAGACCTGCGGCGTCGCGATCAACCAGATGATCACCCGCACGACATCGTCGACATAGATGAAGTCGCGGCGCTGGTCGCCGTCGGCGATGCCCTCGCGATGCGACTTGAACAGCTGCACGACGCGGCCCGCTTTGATGTCGTCGAAGCGGCGCGCCAGCACACTCATCATCGGGCCCTTGTGATATTCATTCGGGCCGAACACGTTGAAGAATTTGAGCCCGGCCCATTGCGGCGGCAGCGGCTTGCCCTTCGCCGCGCGCTCCGCGACCGCAAGGTCAAACAGCTGCTTGCTCCAGCCGTACAGGTTCATCGGCCGCAGCCG
The window above is part of the Bradyrhizobium sp. PSBB068 genome. Proteins encoded here:
- the rfaD gene encoding ADP-glyceromanno-heptose 6-epimerase; protein product: MFLVTGGAGFIGSNVVAALNDAGRSDVAVCDILGQDGKWRNLAKRQLADVVPPAEIGDWLKGRRLTAVIHLGAISETTATDGDLVIETNFRLSMRLLDWCTANATPFIYASSAATYGDGEQGFDDDASVEALKRLRPMNLYGWSKQLFDLAVAERAAKGKPLPPQWAGLKFFNVFGPNEYHKGPMMSVLARRFDDIKAGRVVQLFKSHREGIADGDQRRDFIYVDDVVRVIIWLIATPQVSGLFNVGTGKARSFRDLIVSAYGALGREPNIEYVDMPEQIRGSYQYFTESVVDRLARAGYNGGFTRLEDAVGAYVNGFLDRADRYR